The sequence GATAGATGCCTTCTTTTGCCATGCTTTCTTCATACCCAATGTGTAGATCCGCTATTATGATGGAATTTTTAATTTTAATTGCCTTCTGGGGAAGGAGCTTATACATGGTTGGAACTACTCCTCAGAATTTTTAAACATATTGAATTTTGTTAGGCTAACCGAAAAATATTTAAATTTGAGCTGAGAGCTAAAGCTGGTGATAGTATGGCTTATATAGGATTTGCAAAGACAGATTTAGCCCCTTACGAGACCTATACCAGAATATTAGAAGAACTGGAGCGAAGGGGCTTTAAGATAAAGTTTTCCAAACATCATTGGGCAGGAGACATGCCATTTGGTCTTGTTATAGTCGAGAGTGACAGAGGAAATATAGCGGTAAGATGGGCACTTGGAAAAATCTTTGAGCTCAGAATTGAAGAAGTGAGTGATGAAGATCTTAACGAATTCATTGATGATACCCTAGAATATATAAGCGGGGATTAGCTTCTCTCGCTTTTTATTCTCTCTATTACATCAAAAATGCTCCATAGGTCCTGGATAACGTGAAGGTGCGGAATTTGGTCTAAGATTTCTTTGGTAACGTATTTTGCCGTTGGAGGGAAATAGTACCAAACGTACTCCGTGTTCTCGTCTCCCCTTCCAATAAAGCGCCATGGTTTATCATCAACCCATACAAAAATTTCGTTTCCATACTTCTCCCTGACAAGCTGAAATGCCTCGCAGAGCGTCATCTCCCTTCCAAAAATTATCACGTCATCAAAAAGTTCGTAAAAGCCCCCTATTTTCAGTCTGTATTCCTTCATGCCATCTAAAAAATCCTCCGCAGAAAAGGATATCACTATATGCCCCTCTTCTTTAAGCTTTTTCAGAAGTTCTTTTGAATCGTCAATTGGTTTTGAAAGCTTTGCCCTCTCCTCAAACCATGTACGAGCGAATTTGGTCTTGAAAAACCTCGGCTGTTTTATTTTGCCTGTATGCTTTCCAAATTTAGGTCTTTCAAAGTAAAGCTCTATCTTAGTGAGAATTTTAGCGAGTATCCCTTTAAAAGGGAGCCAAGGGAAATGTTTTTTTAACGCCCTTCTAAATGCCTCCTCTATGACTGAGTAGCTGTC comes from Thermococcus alcaliphilus and encodes:
- a CDS encoding HAD family hydrolase — encoded protein: MIIAFDFDGTLVDSYSVIEEAFRRALKKHFPWLPFKGILAKILTKIELYFERPKFGKHTGKIKQPRFFKTKFARTWFEERAKLSKPIDDSKELLKKLKEEGHIVISFSAEDFLDGMKEYRLKIGGFYELFDDVIIFGREMTLCEAFQLVREKYGNEIFVWVDDKPWRFIGRGDENTEYVWYYFPPTAKYVTKEILDQIPHLHVIQDLWSIFDVIERIKSERS